A portion of the Halobacillus ihumii genome contains these proteins:
- a CDS encoding 4a-hydroxytetrahydrobiopterin dehydratase: MEKRIPDEEKQEKVNALDGWKLDGKFIVKRFRFGDFLTGIQFVNNVAEYAEDIQHHPFISIDYKMVTVKLTSWQAKGLTDLDLECAVKYDSLYKQITE; encoded by the coding sequence ATGGAAAAAAGGATACCTGACGAAGAGAAGCAGGAAAAAGTGAATGCATTAGATGGCTGGAAACTGGATGGCAAGTTCATTGTCAAGCGATTTCGGTTCGGGGATTTTCTAACAGGAATTCAGTTTGTGAATAATGTGGCAGAGTATGCTGAAGATATTCAGCATCATCCGTTTATCAGCATTGATTATAAAATGGTCACAGTTAAGTTGACTTCCTGGCAGGCGAAAGGATTGACAGATCTTGATCTCGAATGTGCAGTTAAATATGACAGCCTTTATAAGCAGATAACAGAATAG
- a CDS encoding PTS mannitol transporter subunit IICB, producing the protein MSEQNKQTGIRALVQKFGSFLSGMIMPNIAAFIAWGIITALFIETGWAPNEDLAALVDPMIKYLLPLLIAFTGGRIIHGLRGGVVGATAAMGVIVGADIPMFMGAMLMGPIGGYAIKWIDKLFEGKVKSGFEMLVNNFSAGIAGAILAIIGLQIIGPIVTGITLALGAGVEVMINAGLLPLVNIFIEPAKVLFLNNAINHGILSPIAVTQTEELGKSILFLLETNPGPGLGVLLAFSIFGKGISKQSAPGAAIIHFFGGIHEIYFPYILSKPSLILALIAGGVSGTATFAAFGVGLTSTASPGSIIAVLALTARGDYIGVIAGVLVAAAVTFVVAAVILKSGKQEEQDITAATSKMEEMKGKKSRVSDQLTANEPQESANDETQEAPQINQGAIDKVIFACDAGMGSSAMGASLLKNKFKKASIDINVTNMAINDLPSDVDIVITHKDLTERAKQKVPNAHHISVENFLNSPKYDELVSELQESE; encoded by the coding sequence ATGTCTGAACAAAATAAACAGACAGGGATAAGGGCGTTAGTGCAAAAGTTTGGCAGCTTCCTTAGCGGAATGATCATGCCAAACATTGCTGCCTTTATCGCCTGGGGGATTATTACAGCATTATTTATAGAGACGGGCTGGGCGCCAAATGAGGATCTGGCCGCATTAGTTGACCCGATGATTAAATATTTACTGCCATTATTGATTGCTTTTACTGGCGGCCGTATTATTCACGGTTTACGCGGGGGTGTTGTTGGTGCCACTGCAGCTATGGGGGTCATCGTAGGAGCAGACATTCCTATGTTTATGGGCGCCATGCTTATGGGACCTATAGGTGGATATGCAATTAAATGGATCGACAAGCTTTTTGAAGGAAAAGTTAAGTCAGGATTCGAAATGCTCGTTAACAATTTTAGTGCCGGGATTGCCGGAGCTATCTTAGCCATTATCGGTTTACAAATCATTGGACCGATTGTTACTGGAATTACCTTAGCTTTAGGTGCAGGTGTCGAAGTCATGATCAATGCGGGACTTTTACCATTAGTCAATATATTTATTGAACCTGCAAAAGTTCTGTTTTTGAATAACGCTATTAATCATGGAATTCTGAGCCCGATTGCAGTAACGCAAACAGAAGAATTAGGAAAGTCCATTTTATTCTTGTTGGAAACAAACCCTGGACCAGGACTTGGTGTTTTACTTGCTTTTTCGATATTCGGAAAAGGGATTTCCAAACAGTCCGCCCCAGGGGCAGCTATTATCCACTTCTTCGGGGGAATTCATGAAATTTACTTTCCTTATATTCTGTCCAAGCCGTCCTTAATTCTTGCCCTTATTGCAGGTGGTGTATCAGGGACAGCTACATTTGCCGCATTTGGAGTCGGACTTACATCTACGGCATCGCCAGGCAGTATCATCGCAGTGCTTGCGCTTACGGCTAGAGGGGACTATATAGGAGTGATTGCTGGTGTACTTGTAGCTGCGGCTGTTACCTTTGTAGTCGCTGCCGTTATTCTGAAGTCTGGAAAACAAGAGGAACAGGACATTACAGCAGCTACTTCCAAAATGGAAGAAATGAAAGGGAAGAAAAGCCGTGTCTCTGATCAATTGACTGCAAATGAGCCACAGGAATCGGCTAATGACGAGACTCAAGAGGCTCCTCAGATCAACCAAGGAGCTATTGATAAGGTCATATTCGCCTGTGATGCGGGTATGGGATCAAGTGCTATGGGTGCTTCGTTATTAAAGAATAAATTTAAAAAAGCTTCGATTGATATCAACGTAACGAATATGGCGATTAACGATCTTCCTTCAGATGTGGATATTGTCATTACCCATAAAGATTTAACAGAAAGGGCCAAACAGAAAGTTCCGAATGCTCATCATATTTCTGTTGAAAACTTCTTAAATAGTCCGAAGTACGATGAATTGGTTAGTGAATTACAGGAAAGTGAATAA
- a CDS encoding mannitol-1-phosphate 5-dehydrogenase: protein MLAVHFGAGNIGRGFIGALLYKAGYEIAFVDVNGELIDQINDRKRYTVELAGSDEALEVTNISGVNSLTHPEEVVEQIKQADLITTAVGPSILPKVAPLIAEGLKNRATAVNVIACENMIGGSDLLKKHVLSHLTQEEAARVEERTGFPNAAVDRIVPGQAHDDKLKVTVEPYFEWVVDSSSFKGETPEIDGLKLVEDLTPYIERKLFTVNTGHAVAAYLGSYYGLQTINQALHDDRILPKIKGALDESGDVLIKKYGFTKGEHEQYIETILSRFANPELSDEVSRVGRAPKRKLGANDRLIRPAVEYVEWNKETPVHLVEVIAAALLYKQDQDQEAEEIQVLVKEKGVKAALMEVSELKEGHPLLQSVEKQFQSMQ from the coding sequence ATGCTGGCGGTTCATTTTGGTGCAGGTAATATCGGAAGAGGCTTCATCGGTGCTTTATTATATAAGGCAGGTTACGAAATCGCATTTGTTGACGTTAATGGCGAGCTTATCGATCAAATAAATGATAGAAAAAGATATACGGTTGAGCTGGCCGGATCTGATGAAGCATTAGAAGTGACAAACATATCAGGCGTCAATAGTTTGACTCACCCAGAAGAGGTCGTAGAACAGATTAAACAAGCAGACCTCATTACAACGGCCGTAGGTCCTTCAATTCTACCAAAAGTGGCTCCTTTGATAGCTGAGGGATTAAAGAATAGAGCAACTGCTGTTAATGTGATTGCATGTGAAAACATGATCGGGGGCAGTGATTTGCTTAAGAAACACGTGCTTTCACACTTAACCCAAGAAGAAGCAGCACGTGTAGAGGAAAGAACAGGTTTTCCTAATGCCGCAGTCGATCGAATCGTTCCGGGGCAAGCCCATGACGATAAATTGAAAGTGACTGTCGAGCCTTATTTTGAATGGGTAGTGGATTCATCCTCATTTAAAGGTGAGACTCCAGAAATCGACGGGTTAAAACTTGTGGAAGATCTGACTCCCTATATAGAAAGAAAGTTATTTACAGTGAATACAGGACATGCTGTCGCCGCCTATTTAGGTAGTTATTATGGACTGCAAACGATCAATCAGGCCTTACATGACGATCGAATTCTTCCTAAAATAAAAGGGGCCTTAGATGAGTCAGGCGATGTCCTCATTAAAAAATATGGATTTACAAAAGGTGAGCATGAACAGTATATAGAAACAATATTATCAAGGTTTGCGAACCCGGAATTATCGGACGAAGTGTCTCGAGTCGGTCGCGCTCCGAAGCGTAAACTGGGAGCAAATGACCGCTTAATTCGTCCGGCTGTTGAATATGTCGAATGGAATAAGGAAACACCGGTTCATTTAGTTGAAGTCATTGCAGCGGCCTTACTCTACAAACAGGACCAAGATCAGGAAGCAGAAGAGATTCAAGTCTTAGTAAAAGAAAAAGGGGTTAAAGCTGCCCTGATGGAAGTATCTGAACTCAAAGAAGGGCATCCTTTACTTCAATCCGTAGAAAAACAATTTCAATCCATGCAATGA
- a CDS encoding DUF3951 domain-containing protein has translation MLLNSIGLLIVGIAVFILIIIVAWKIFIKKKPVDSSYTPFDYITGQTDKEFHENEEIIVEEKEDNDRKEKDTLK, from the coding sequence GTGCTGCTAAATAGCATAGGCCTATTGATCGTAGGGATTGCTGTGTTTATTTTGATCATCATCGTGGCATGGAAAATTTTCATAAAAAAGAAACCGGTAGATAGTTCTTATACTCCTTTCGATTATATAACAGGCCAAACCGACAAAGAATTCCATGAGAATGAGGAAATCATCGTTGAAGAAAAAGAGGATAACGATAGAAAAGAAAAGGATACTCTGAAGTAA
- a CDS encoding PTS sugar transporter subunit IIA gives MSETILTTNNIVLNEKFDGKEEAVRFVGNLLHKQGYVEEEYIGQMLEREEVTSTYMGNYVAIPHGTEDGKKAVKETGITIVTDPEGVDFGEGNIVKLLIGIAGKGDEHLEVLSQIALVCSEEENIDKILQADSKEDILAIFEEVN, from the coding sequence ATGTCTGAAACTATTTTAACTACAAACAATATTGTCTTAAACGAAAAGTTTGATGGGAAGGAGGAAGCGGTTCGCTTTGTAGGAAACTTGCTTCATAAACAGGGGTATGTCGAGGAAGAATACATTGGCCAAATGCTTGAACGGGAAGAAGTAACTTCTACTTACATGGGAAATTATGTAGCCATACCACACGGGACAGAAGACGGAAAGAAAGCAGTGAAGGAAACAGGAATTACGATTGTAACGGATCCTGAGGGAGTTGACTTTGGTGAAGGGAATATCGTGAAATTACTGATTGGTATTGCGGGTAAAGGAGATGAGCACTTAGAGGTGTTGTCTCAAATTGCTCTTGTATGCTCTGAAGAAGAGAACATTGATAAAATACTGCAGGCTGATTCCAAGGAAGATATTCTTGCCATTTTTGAAGAGGTGAATTAA
- a CDS encoding PilZ domain-containing protein — protein sequence MRYKRQEILRYDFKEMIPAYFKVVNHNEESAYPSQGSGQIVNISAGGLLLATSFKLPAKRNIQLFLETTILHHTLHFISEIVWTKQVGTTYHYGLRFLDDHHDEVIKVLKEYQKQQNPL from the coding sequence ATGCGCTATAAACGGCAAGAGATTCTGAGGTATGATTTTAAAGAAATGATTCCAGCATATTTCAAAGTGGTCAATCACAATGAGGAATCGGCTTATCCTTCACAAGGCAGCGGACAGATTGTTAATATAAGTGCCGGCGGTCTGCTTCTTGCTACCAGTTTTAAACTTCCAGCTAAGCGAAATATTCAGCTTTTTCTTGAAACGACGATTCTTCACCATACGTTGCACTTTATTTCGGAAATTGTCTGGACTAAACAAGTTGGTACGACTTATCATTATGGACTTCGTTTCCTCGACGATCACCATGATGAGGTAATAAAAGTTCTAAAGGAATATCAGAAGCAGCAAAATCCTCTCTAG
- a CDS encoding BglG family transcription antiterminator, which produces MFISARERKMLQLLVDSNETVPIKELAESLDVSARTIHRDLQGIEKVLREYGLLLQRQAGKGMAIEGDQASREKLKEAIVSHEAIDYTPEERQVLILSKLLEANEPVKLFSLAAELGVTVATISHDLDRMEERVNDFQLELIRKRGYGVEVKGSESHIREAISLLIMKHMNELDFITLLRENVNDTSLDQVSEQLLGLVSRENISLIETTVESIRPSLHYDLTDHAYIGLVIHIALAIERLQQGEVIVMDEEYLHSLKDSKEFEMAAELIEKLESTFEIDIPEDETGYITMHLMGAKIRYDTDAIIEDSSLSIAFKAKQLIEFVSKATGQELHHSTQLLNDLVVHLKPSVYRIQQQMDIQNPLTEQIEQDYPDLFKTVQSAVIQVFPGLVFPKEETAYIVMHFASALLNMEGARGLRVLVVCSSGMGTAKILAAKLQQQFYQIEEVDHRSLFDLEKSDHQQYDLVISTVPMRDYTDYVLVNPMLPTKDIQKLQHVIRKLRMDERMKQAKPVTSLPLKHESKEDIQYSIESIQAYAETVTEVLKHLSIIRTAEADKEKVLLDACQYLKEINVVHDVSKVAMALLKREEAGGLGIPETKLAIYHTKLKEIAKPCFTLVHLEEAIEVQGMDGENMNSDSFIVMLAPADLSLRGNEVLSYLSSIIIEDEESTKVLHSHDEERMNIYFSNKLYQFLQEKLSN; this is translated from the coding sequence ATGTTTATATCTGCAAGGGAAAGAAAAATGCTTCAGCTTCTGGTTGATTCAAATGAAACGGTACCTATAAAAGAGTTGGCTGAATCCCTTGATGTAAGTGCAAGAACCATTCACAGGGACTTGCAGGGAATCGAGAAGGTTCTTCGGGAATATGGACTGCTTTTGCAAAGACAAGCAGGCAAAGGAATGGCGATCGAAGGAGATCAAGCGAGCAGGGAAAAGTTAAAAGAAGCGATCGTTTCACACGAGGCTATAGATTATACGCCTGAGGAGCGCCAGGTACTCATCTTATCTAAGCTGCTTGAAGCTAACGAACCGGTTAAACTTTTTTCCTTAGCTGCAGAATTAGGTGTGACGGTAGCTACGATTAGTCATGACTTGGATAGGATGGAAGAGAGGGTCAATGATTTTCAGCTTGAACTGATTCGCAAAAGAGGGTATGGAGTTGAGGTTAAAGGAAGTGAGTCTCATATTCGCGAAGCGATCAGCTTATTAATTATGAAGCATATGAATGAGTTAGACTTTATAACGCTGCTTCGTGAGAACGTGAATGATACTTCGCTCGATCAAGTCTCAGAACAATTGCTTGGTCTGGTAAGCAGGGAAAATATCTCACTTATTGAAACAACCGTCGAATCCATTCGCCCCTCTTTACACTATGATTTAACAGACCATGCTTATATCGGTTTAGTCATCCATATCGCTTTAGCTATTGAACGCTTACAACAAGGTGAAGTTATCGTTATGGATGAGGAATATTTACATTCTTTAAAGGATTCTAAGGAATTTGAAATGGCTGCAGAGCTGATTGAGAAACTTGAGAGTACCTTTGAGATCGATATACCAGAAGATGAGACAGGCTATATTACGATGCATCTTATGGGGGCAAAGATCCGCTATGATACAGATGCCATAATTGAGGACAGCAGTCTAAGTATTGCTTTTAAAGCTAAACAGCTTATTGAATTTGTCTCAAAGGCAACAGGGCAGGAACTTCATCATTCTACACAGCTGCTTAATGACTTGGTTGTCCATTTGAAGCCGAGTGTATATCGAATTCAGCAGCAAATGGATATTCAAAATCCATTGACCGAGCAGATTGAACAGGATTATCCTGACTTGTTCAAGACTGTACAGAGTGCAGTTATACAAGTGTTTCCCGGTCTTGTTTTTCCTAAAGAGGAAACAGCCTATATCGTGATGCATTTTGCCTCGGCGCTGCTAAATATGGAGGGAGCCCGTGGCCTTCGGGTATTAGTTGTTTGTTCCAGTGGAATGGGTACTGCCAAAATACTTGCTGCCAAACTTCAACAGCAGTTTTATCAAATTGAAGAGGTAGATCATCGTTCCCTGTTTGATTTAGAAAAATCGGATCATCAACAGTATGATCTTGTGATATCTACGGTTCCTATGAGAGATTACACTGATTATGTGTTAGTCAATCCGATGCTTCCAACGAAAGATATTCAAAAACTGCAACACGTTATTCGAAAATTAAGAATGGATGAGCGAATGAAACAAGCTAAGCCGGTTACCAGCCTTCCTCTCAAACATGAATCGAAGGAAGATATCCAGTATTCAATTGAGTCCATTCAGGCTTATGCGGAAACTGTTACGGAAGTTTTGAAGCATCTATCCATCATACGTACTGCTGAAGCAGATAAGGAGAAGGTGCTGCTTGATGCTTGTCAGTATTTAAAAGAGATTAACGTTGTACATGATGTCTCTAAGGTTGCAATGGCCTTACTGAAACGAGAGGAAGCTGGCGGTTTAGGCATTCCCGAAACCAAACTTGCGATTTATCATACGAAATTAAAGGAAATAGCAAAACCATGTTTCACCCTCGTTCATTTAGAAGAAGCAATCGAGGTGCAAGGAATGGACGGAGAGAACATGAATAGTGATTCCTTTATTGTGATGCTCGCTCCAGCTGATTTGTCTCTCCGCGGGAATGAAGTGTTAAGTTATTTAAGTTCCATAATTATAGAGGATGAAGAAAGTACGAAGGTACTGCACTCTCACGACGAGGAACGAATGAACATTTATTTTTCTAACAAACTATACCAATTTCTACAAGAAAAACTTTCAAATTAA
- a CDS encoding BCCT family transporter produces MNMKLIDWPTFIGALVLLLAVTVPLVLFPEAGKEFVNQANSFMTGTFGVLYIIMGLVVFAFLIFVAFSKNGLIKLGDEGEKPEFGTFSWAAMLFAAGIGSSILYWGVIEWAYYYQGPPYGLAPESMEAIRWSTAYGIFHWGPIAWAIYTLPALPIAYFYYVRKKPVLKVSESVRPVLGKSVDGPLGNIIDVLFMFGLLGGAGTTLALGAPMIAEGISELTGLEVTLGLQAGIMLVCTVIFAISSYSGLKRGIKVLSDINIWLALFLLAFIFIFGPTRFLAETTVNSVGIIMDNFFRMATWMEPFGNLDQFEETRFPESWTIFYWAWWLVYAPFVGLFVARISRGRTIRQMILGTMIYGTIGCILFFGIMGNFGLYLQLTGQFDVVVFMDANGAPATIIEVINQLPLAKFMVLVFTVLAIIFLATTFDSSSYILASVVQKEVEGEPLRWNRLFWAFALSIMPLVLMFLGGLDTLQTASIVGGFPLIFIMFLLAWSFIKASNTDIRASDDYEPPTIHIKRWKKRNKKKRRSALEVFEEKNREDNE; encoded by the coding sequence GTGAATATGAAACTGATTGATTGGCCTACTTTTATTGGGGCCCTTGTCTTACTCTTGGCAGTAACGGTACCGCTTGTATTATTTCCAGAGGCCGGAAAGGAATTTGTTAATCAAGCCAACTCGTTTATGACAGGTACATTTGGAGTTCTGTATATTATTATGGGACTAGTCGTTTTTGCCTTCTTAATTTTTGTAGCTTTTAGTAAAAATGGACTCATTAAATTAGGCGATGAAGGTGAAAAACCTGAATTCGGCACGTTCTCATGGGCAGCTATGCTGTTTGCTGCTGGTATTGGTTCAAGTATATTGTATTGGGGTGTCATCGAATGGGCTTATTATTATCAGGGCCCGCCATACGGTCTTGCACCTGAATCAATGGAGGCAATCCGGTGGTCCACAGCTTACGGCATATTTCACTGGGGGCCTATCGCCTGGGCGATCTATACATTACCTGCTTTACCGATTGCTTACTTTTATTATGTTAGAAAGAAACCTGTATTAAAGGTGAGTGAATCGGTCCGTCCGGTTTTAGGAAAATCAGTTGATGGACCTTTAGGCAACATTATTGATGTATTGTTTATGTTTGGGTTGTTAGGAGGGGCAGGAACAACACTAGCTCTAGGAGCCCCGATGATCGCTGAAGGCATTAGTGAGCTAACCGGTTTAGAAGTCACACTAGGACTTCAAGCAGGTATCATGCTCGTATGTACTGTGATTTTTGCCATTAGTTCATACTCTGGTCTGAAACGAGGAATCAAGGTATTAAGTGATATCAATATATGGCTCGCTTTGTTCTTGCTTGCTTTTATTTTCATTTTTGGACCTACCCGATTTTTAGCAGAAACAACTGTTAACTCAGTAGGAATAATCATGGATAATTTCTTTAGGATGGCAACTTGGATGGAGCCTTTTGGAAATCTAGATCAGTTTGAAGAGACACGTTTCCCAGAATCATGGACTATTTTCTACTGGGCTTGGTGGCTTGTGTATGCACCATTTGTCGGCTTATTTGTAGCTCGGATTTCAAGAGGCCGAACGATACGGCAAATGATTTTAGGAACTATGATTTATGGAACCATTGGATGTATTCTATTCTTCGGGATTATGGGGAATTTCGGTTTGTATCTGCAGCTGACAGGTCAATTCGATGTCGTCGTTTTTATGGATGCAAATGGTGCGCCGGCAACGATTATTGAGGTCATTAATCAGCTTCCCTTAGCGAAGTTTATGGTATTGGTCTTTACAGTTCTTGCGATTATCTTCTTAGCAACTACCTTTGATTCCTCTTCATATATTTTGGCTTCTGTTGTCCAAAAAGAAGTTGAGGGAGAGCCGCTTCGCTGGAATCGACTATTTTGGGCTTTCGCGTTAAGTATTATGCCGTTAGTGCTGATGTTTCTAGGAGGATTAGATACCTTGCAGACGGCTAGTATTGTCGGAGGGTTCCCGCTGATTTTTATCATGTTTCTGTTAGCTTGGTCATTTATAAAAGCATCGAATACAGATATCCGGGCCTCTGATGATTACGAACCTCCTACCATTCATATCAAAAGATGGAAAAAACGTAATAAGAAGAAAAGACGTTCAGCTCTTGAGGTGTTTGAAGAGAAAAATCGAGAAGATAATGAATAA
- a CDS encoding RluA family pseudouridine synthase has translation MKTRRQGEWFEITIPKKWDCYTIERILKSEWKVPRKLLHKHRTERSVTLNNESRHWKQTHVSEGDSLRIKLFEPRPLEVTPAYADITILYEDDHLLVVNKPAGVDTHPNRPEQTNTLVNAVAFYFQANGIESTPKYVHRLDRDTSGAILFAKHELAIALLGNLLKRREISRTYLAWVHGKIKPAQGTIVQPIGKDRHHPARRRVSAGGQHAETFYERIQYSDDRRASLVKLRLGTGRTHQIRVHLSYAGHPLLGDELYGGEAHSLGKQALHAAKLSFTHPFTEEFVECIAPPEQKQSLFTFDHVQALLDSE, from the coding sequence ATGAAAACGAGACGTCAGGGTGAATGGTTTGAAATTACGATCCCCAAAAAATGGGATTGCTATACAATTGAACGGATCCTAAAGAGTGAATGGAAAGTCCCTAGAAAACTCCTTCATAAACATCGGACGGAACGGAGTGTAACATTGAACAATGAATCGAGGCATTGGAAACAAACGCATGTGAGCGAAGGAGACTCCCTCCGCATCAAATTGTTTGAACCTCGTCCATTGGAAGTGACCCCTGCTTATGCTGACATCACCATTTTATATGAAGATGATCACCTACTCGTCGTCAATAAACCAGCAGGAGTCGATACTCATCCAAACAGACCTGAACAGACGAATACGCTCGTTAATGCAGTGGCCTTTTATTTCCAGGCTAATGGAATTGAATCCACTCCAAAGTACGTGCACCGTTTAGACCGTGATACTTCGGGAGCCATTTTATTTGCGAAACATGAACTTGCGATTGCATTGCTGGGCAATTTGTTGAAGAGAAGAGAAATTAGCAGAACATATTTGGCGTGGGTGCACGGTAAAATCAAACCAGCTCAAGGTACAATTGTACAGCCAATTGGTAAAGACCGTCATCATCCCGCACGAAGAAGAGTGTCTGCTGGCGGACAGCATGCTGAAACGTTTTACGAACGGATTCAATATAGTGATGATCGGAGAGCCTCTCTCGTTAAGCTGAGACTAGGCACAGGGCGCACTCATCAAATTCGCGTCCACTTAAGTTATGCCGGTCACCCTTTGCTTGGCGACGAACTTTATGGCGGGGAAGCACACTCCCTTGGCAAACAAGCTCTTCATGCCGCGAAATTAAGTTTTACTCATCCGTTCACAGAGGAGTTTGTAGAATGTATCGCGCCACCAGAACAGAAACAAAGTTTGTTTACCTTTGATCATGTACAGGCATTACTAGATTCCGAGTAA
- a CDS encoding M3 family oligoendopeptidase: MTVYKPTWDLDTIFKGGSRSEELKGYIEETETLLSELEKLVYQFLPPKNPEQTDQLTSIIDKLQVTSKHLGEFGAFVSCLTAQNVDDKAAGSLVTKRSELDAWFRNVMTEFDQKLVQIDAHVWGSMLKIPSLAELAFVLEERRQQVKDKLDATQESLMNDLSVDGYHAWGQMYDTIVGKMKIELDGETLSVGQAANKLDSSDRDQRKKVFDELQGIWTEQSDLFTETLNHLSGFRLQTYKHRGWDDVLKEPLEYNRMSEKTLTTMWETISKYKEHYKEFLQRKAQLLGQEKLSMYDVGAPLGDSNQNMNYNEGAQFIIEQFEKFSPKLAEFTSMAFDKQWIEAEDRPGKRPGGFCTSFPDSEQTRIFMTYSGSLSNVATLAHELGHAYHQHVMNELPIMNQGYAMNVAETASTFAEMIVADAAVKNAGNEDEKIALLEDKIQRSVAFFMNIHSRFLFETRFYEERKQGTVSTERLNELMVEAQKEAYADSLDEYDPTFWASKLHFHITDVPFYNFPYTFGYLFSLGVYAKAIEGGRDFEDQYIALLQDTGRMTVEELAHKHLDVNLEKPDFWEHALELCRADVEEFLKLTS, encoded by the coding sequence ATGACAGTTTATAAACCAACTTGGGATTTAGATACTATCTTCAAAGGGGGAAGCCGCTCAGAAGAATTGAAAGGGTACATAGAAGAGACAGAAACTCTTTTAAGCGAATTAGAAAAGCTCGTTTATCAATTTTTGCCACCGAAAAACCCTGAGCAGACAGACCAGCTGACCTCAATTATTGATAAACTCCAGGTAACATCAAAGCATTTGGGAGAGTTTGGTGCCTTTGTAAGCTGTTTGACAGCTCAAAATGTCGATGATAAAGCGGCTGGATCTTTAGTCACGAAACGAAGTGAACTAGACGCATGGTTCAGGAATGTTATGACTGAGTTTGATCAGAAATTAGTTCAAATCGACGCACATGTTTGGGGGAGTATGCTGAAAATCCCATCTCTTGCCGAATTGGCGTTCGTGTTGGAAGAACGCAGACAACAAGTGAAGGATAAGCTGGATGCCACTCAAGAGTCATTAATGAATGACTTATCAGTAGATGGCTATCATGCGTGGGGACAAATGTACGATACGATCGTTGGGAAAATGAAGATAGAATTGGATGGGGAGACGTTATCAGTTGGTCAAGCTGCTAATAAGTTGGATTCTTCTGATCGAGATCAGCGAAAAAAAGTATTTGATGAACTCCAAGGTATCTGGACCGAACAATCGGATTTGTTCACAGAAACACTGAACCATCTCTCGGGTTTCAGGCTGCAAACTTACAAGCACCGGGGATGGGATGACGTTTTAAAAGAACCGCTTGAATATAATCGCATGAGTGAAAAGACATTAACCACTATGTGGGAAACAATCTCAAAGTATAAAGAGCATTATAAAGAGTTTTTACAGAGAAAAGCGCAATTACTCGGCCAAGAGAAACTGAGCATGTATGATGTGGGAGCCCCCCTCGGGGATAGTAATCAGAACATGAATTATAATGAAGGGGCACAGTTCATCATTGAACAATTTGAGAAATTCAGTCCCAAGCTTGCGGAATTCACTTCAATGGCTTTTGACAAGCAGTGGATTGAAGCGGAAGATCGGCCTGGGAAACGTCCAGGAGGATTTTGTACGAGTTTTCCGGACAGCGAACAAACCAGGATATTTATGACCTATTCGGGGTCCCTTTCTAATGTAGCCACACTGGCTCATGAACTTGGACATGCCTATCACCAGCATGTCATGAACGAGCTGCCGATCATGAATCAAGGATATGCGATGAATGTGGCAGAAACAGCTTCTACGTTTGCTGAAATGATTGTGGCTGATGCCGCGGTAAAAAATGCCGGCAATGAGGATGAAAAAATAGCGTTACTTGAAGATAAAATTCAACGCAGTGTTGCATTTTTCATGAACATTCATTCTCGCTTTCTTTTTGAAACAAGATTTTACGAAGAACGAAAACAGGGAACAGTTTCTACTGAACGGTTAAACGAATTAATGGTGGAGGCACAGAAAGAGGCCTATGCAGACAGCTTAGATGAATATGACCCAACATTTTGGGCCTCAAAACTTCATTTCCACATTACAGATGTTCCTTTTTATAACTTTCCTTATACATTTGGTTATTTATTCAGTCTTGGTGTGTATGCGAAAGCAATTGAGGGAGGCCGCGATTTTGAGGATCAATATATCGCTCTTCTGCAAGATACAGGGCGTATGACGGTGGAAGAGCTGGCTCACAAGCATTTGGATGTTAATCTTGAAAAGCCGGATTTTTGGGAACATGCGCTTGAGCTTTGCCGGGCAGATGTGGAAGAATTTCTAAAGCTCACGTCATAA